A window of Rosa rugosa chromosome 7, drRosRugo1.1, whole genome shotgun sequence genomic DNA:
CATGAAATTTAGCATCAAAGTCGAGAGTGGCAGTAGAATCCCAAGCATATCTCCATCTCCTAGAAAGGATACTAGTAGCTTGCGCTTCCTTTAGGGGCAAGAAAGACAATATCCTAGCAGAAATTTCATTCGGCAATTCACTAATTCGGTCCACTGAGTTGTACTCATCACcgtttttctctctttctcaagTGGTACTCATTATCCTTTAAAAAACAAAGAGGAAGGAATTAGAAGTGGTACATGTAGAGCAGtttgaatttggaaaaaaattaagaaaacctTCAACTATATACTAGCTAGTTAAAACTTTGAAGTTCTTTGAAtgcaaattttgaattttttttcctaCTGTAAAAACCACCGGTTTAATTACCTTGTCTTCAACTGACCGAGGAGTTGAACATATACCTTCTTCCTCCATTAAATCTGGGAATGAATTTTCGCTCTATGTAAGGATCGATGACTCAACTCGATCAGGACTTTCATTTAGTATTTTATGGTGTTGCTGCTAGCTAGCAACGGTGACGAGTAGCATCTGTCCTATGCAATAATCGtaagcaaacaaaagcaaaGTCCAAACTTCTTGTTTGTTTTTCAATCCGTCCTATCCAACCAGCCAGGCCGGCCGGCCGGCACACTCATTCAGTATATATTATGCAAACCCAGGTTTTTATGTTCAGGAGGccaagacatttttttttttttttttgaaaaaatatcatgtcgatatattaataactcaggccagaaaggaccattacatatcctccctctaccatctctgggtagataaagagtttgtggtatacCACatcgatacatagattagatccgatcatttgacggtacccatgctcacttattcaagagagcctataaactatgttatcaaagacaagtaaataggctaGGTAAAGAAAACCTAAATGAGACTCAGCCCTAGAAGGCTGACCCATTCCTCATGGGGCCCAAGATAAGGCCCAAAGACCTCATTCCCGTCCCAAAAGGAGCAAGTAAGCCCAAAAGGCCCAGCCAATCTCGGCGCCGCACAATCTTCTAGCAGCTCCGTGCTACAGACTGCACCGCCACCTGACGCCGCGAAGACCACCAGATTGAAAAGTTCCAAGTGCAACCACAGAGACAGTTGCACCATCAGGACATCCCCGCCCAAGCCATTGAATATCGAATATGGTCGGAACCAGATTGACAAGAAAAACTGGAGGAGGAGTTCGAGCAGCCAAACCAGCAGCTCCGGCGCCGATAGTGTGAAAATCGTCCACCAGAGTAGGAGCCACACACCACTTTGCACCACCGCAGCCAAGAGCCCCTTTCCGTCTGCGGAAATCAGCCAAGCTTCAGTGCTGCAGTCACGATCAGTATCGCTGCCACACCCATCCAGCGATAAGCATAGCCTCTCGTCGCCAGAGCTATAGATCGAGGGCTTCCCACTGCTTGCTTCACCGCCGGCAGCGCCTAAGCGAAGCCTCTCACCTCGCCTTGACGTTCTGGTCCAAAACAAAGTAGATCGATCCGCAATCCCCAGTGAAACCGGAGCTTCAGAAGCAGATCTGGATTGAGAGAAGCCTAGCCTTGGCCTCGTGGAGGGGACAACAACCATCATGCCCAAAGAGTCCGATGAAAGGGAGATCGGAATAGGTTTCCATCGATGATGGAGAAGAGGCCAAGGGCGGCAGAAGCGTAACCCTAGCTGAGCCAAAGCAGAGGATCATATACATTTTTATGGTAAAAATAAGGAATGACAGGAGGCCAAGACATAATACTCGGGCGTTATCAATATATGTATATCTTATATATCTATTATATTAAGCAAATTCTTACTTCCCATGGTTACATTTTTGAAAATCCTATTATGTCCTTTATTAATTGAATTGTTtagtaaataaaaattatattatgaggctaaaatagtaaataaatCAAATCAGTTATTTTTCTAAGAAATAATAGCcaaaaaataaggaaaaaatgcCACGTTTTGAACCGTTGCtgccttcaatttttttttttctcttttttattttcttaaattttcactttttttttttcgaaaaaaatttcactatttttcttttttgtcatgAAAGCAAATTGGCAAGCGCGGAGCGCATGCCAAgaggctagtatatatatatatatatatatatatatatatatatatatatatatatattaagccaattcttgagggaatggttaaatttttgaagtaccATATATGCCTTCACATAATGTAAATGTTAATGAACAAATTttttctatatgaggataagatagtcaatagactatatcatatttgaaaaaattgcaataTTTCCCCATGAAAAAATGAGAAGCTTTCTCAAAATTAGGAGAGAAATTGCTATAActttttaaatttaattaaaattCAATTGACATGTAGTATACTATGAAAATGAGTTGCCAGTGGACCCCGTGGTTGAAGTCTAAAAAAAATGTTGTACATTGGTAATACGTCTATATAATTCTCGACCCCCCAAATTACAGATTCTGATTCCACCCCTATAATCAAGGGTATAATTCCATCATTACAGCCAAAAAAAAACACCCACACCCTCTAACGAACAGCTATCAAAGATACATCATAAATTTTTAGAGGAAGaccaacaaattaaagaaaatctcaCAAGTGAAAGAGTGATCGATGCACAGCCATCGCAGCTTTACAACCAATATGGTACGTAGTTTAATTTGTATAAATGTTAAGATTTCCTCTTTCAAAATCGTGAGAGCAAACCCTTAAATCCCCCCGATCCAGACTTTACCGATCTAGTCTGAATAGGTTTTTTGATTGAACCCGAACCAACCGAACTCAAACTCAGCCGTGAGAGCAACTTGGGGTCCCTTTCAAATTTAACCATGACCTCTTCCCTCAAGCAAACGTGGACCTCTATTCCACCACCCTCTTTGGGGTCGACGAAAACGATCGTGTTCGCGAAGCTGAACGCCGGAACGCCCACATACGTTGGTCTTCCCCAACCAAAGTCACTGTCATACAGAGGAAACTTGCATATACTACTGAACATGGACGTCACGGTACTCTCTCCTCTCTTATAAACATCAGCATATCTCTCCAGAAAACCCAAATGCTCATCACATTGATGAAGTTTTTTCACGTAGTCGTCGGTAATGTTGCTTATTTGCTCTCGTGAGTGCTTGATGAAACCACTAGAATATTCTGCCCCCGAGGATGTTGGAGATGTTATGGAAATCCCGACGAGGTTTCCAAACACAGATTGCGGCAACGGTGGATTGAACAGTGGACGAAGATTGACAACATTCATCACTCTATACAACTTGTCGTCAACATGATCATCATCTTTCGAAGCAGCCACTATTCGGCTCCATAGAAAAGCCGATAAGGACTCGACACGCGAGGGGCGCTTGATCAACGGTTTGTCTAGGTCGACATATTTTGCTCTGAGGTCCTCAATGTTGGCGGCATCAAACACAAACCTTTTTGTTGTCACTTTATTCTTTCTCATACCAAAGCTTGCATCGTGTTGTGTGAATATCTTTGGCGGGAAGAATGTTGCTGAAACAAACTGTGGAGGCTCGATTTCAGCTTGATGATCTCCGAGGGCACGTCGGGAAGTGGCAGCCCAAGCTTTGATGAACATGAGCATAGATAACCCATCTGTAAGCTTGTGGGAAAAGGAAATCCCAATAGCGACTCCACCGCATTCAAAAATGTTAAGCTGCACACCGAGGGAGAATTCATTAACATCTCCTTCAAATGGGACGAGTTTGGTGAGTTCACCAGGGATGGGATCGTCGAGAAGGTCGGAAAGCGTGGTCTTGTTGACTCGAGCTTCAAGGTACGCTATGCCCTCATCATTGCAGTGAACATAAAGGTTGTCTTTGAGTCGTCCAGCGAGTGGGTAGAAAAGGGTTAAGACCTCGGCTAACGACTTCTTGAGATGGCCGGATATCTCGCTAGTTTCAGGTTGTGTGTCTCCTCCATTCAGTTCATAGAAGTGCACAAAACAGAAGTAGGATGGGCTATTGATTTGATCAAGAAAAGACAAGGGGTGATAGCGAAGATGGCCGGGGGTTGGAGAAGATGGTTTGATATTCTCCTTGGAGCTTACTTGCACTTCAAGCTTCATTCCGGCCGGCTAGCTATATGGATCTTCTAATGAAATCGATTGTGGTTATGTAGTGTTATATACATAAGTCATTGTTTTcgttcttcttttgttttttgttttggcaaAGACGCAagtcattgtttttttttttaatttttaatttattattattattattattttatgaaATAAGAGCCAAGTCATTGTTTAACGTCTATGGAACCgattcttctcaaaaaaaacgTCTATGGAACCGATAAATAATTATTTGCTTGGTTAATGTATTGGGTAGTTACATTAGTTTATAATTGGACGCTGACACATGATCCACTAGGCACATGTGTGTATGTCTGTATGACTTTCAGTCGTTAGAATAAATTTATATCTATTAGCGGAGAATTTATCTATTATATTAGGTGGAGACGTTACAATAAGGCTGTGTTTGAATAGAGGAAAAA
This region includes:
- the LOC133723435 gene encoding stemmadenine O-acetyltransferase-like, which encodes MKLEVQVSSKENIKPSSPTPGHLRYHPLSFLDQINSPSYFCFVHFYELNGGDTQPETSEISGHLKKSLAEVLTLFYPLAGRLKDNLYVHCNDEGIAYLEARVNKTTLSDLLDDPIPGELTKLVPFEGDVNEFSLGVQLNIFECGGVAIGISFSHKLTDGLSMLMFIKAWAATSRRALGDHQAEIEPPQFVSATFFPPKIFTQHDASFGMRKNKVTTKRFVFDAANIEDLRAKYVDLDKPLIKRPSRVESLSAFLWSRIVAASKDDDHVDDKLYRVMNVVNLRPLFNPPLPQSVFGNLVGISITSPTSSGAEYSSGFIKHSREQISNITDDYVKKLHQCDEHLGFLERYADVYKRGESTVTSMFSSICKFPLYDSDFGWGRPTYVGVPAFSFANTIVFVDPKEGGGIEVHVCLREEVMVKFERDPKLLSRLSLSSVGSGSIKKPIQTRSVKSGSGGFKGLLSRF